One window of Methanogenium organophilum genomic DNA carries:
- a CDS encoding nitrogenase component 1: MTESSRNTCPDTVKLVNENQCHMCMPLGGVIAFKGVEDTMVLVHGSQGCSTYMRLTNVEHYHEPVDVASSSLNEKQTIYGGEKNLKKALDNVIRVYEPKVIGVLTTCLTETMGEDLNRIIASWRTETGNDHTDIIPVSTPSYDKSHTEGFWTTTREIIAYYAKSGVLPHARVNVIIPHISTADIRAIQQMLELWGVAYTMLPDYSMTLDRPFAGKYLKIPEGGTSPTEIAEMGGAPLTIQFGCTCDESISPGAYLRDTFGVPLVNLPLPVGIENTDRFMQALEEHTGRPVPDRLRYERGWLIDAMADSHKYNASARPVIYGEPELVYAYTCACMENGAVPSVIATGTPHSHIGPMLKERLTDAIEMPVILEGADFSMIEKAALDTGSTIAIGHSGGRQLAEKHGIPIVRAGFPIHDRVGGQRILSVGYAGSLAFLDRFTNTILEKKYASYRTLRREELLSKIAAVPCEGYITD, encoded by the coding sequence ATGACAGAGTCCAGCCGGAACACCTGCCCGGACACGGTGAAGCTGGTCAATGAGAACCAGTGCCACATGTGTATGCCCCTGGGTGGCGTTATCGCATTCAAGGGCGTTGAAGACACCATGGTGCTCGTGCACGGCTCACAGGGATGCAGCACCTATATGCGTCTCACGAATGTCGAGCACTACCACGAGCCGGTGGATGTTGCCTCCTCATCCCTCAATGAGAAGCAGACCATATACGGCGGAGAAAAGAATCTCAAGAAAGCTCTGGACAATGTGATCCGGGTGTACGAACCGAAGGTGATCGGCGTGCTTACGACCTGCCTCACGGAGACGATGGGAGAGGACCTGAACCGTATCATCGCCTCCTGGCGGACGGAGACCGGGAATGACCACACGGACATCATCCCTGTTTCAACACCGAGCTACGACAAGAGCCATACGGAAGGGTTCTGGACCACCACCCGTGAGATTATCGCATATTATGCGAAGAGTGGCGTTTTGCCCCACGCACGGGTCAATGTGATCATCCCGCACATCAGCACTGCGGACATCCGGGCGATTCAGCAGATGCTGGAGCTGTGGGGTGTTGCATACACCATGCTCCCGGACTACTCCATGACGCTGGACCGTCCCTTTGCAGGAAAATACCTGAAGATCCCGGAAGGGGGCACCTCACCCACAGAGATCGCAGAGATGGGCGGGGCACCCCTGACCATTCAGTTTGGCTGCACGTGTGATGAGAGCATCTCCCCCGGAGCGTATCTCAGGGATACCTTCGGCGTGCCCCTTGTCAACCTCCCTCTGCCCGTGGGTATTGAGAATACCGACCGCTTCATGCAGGCACTCGAAGAGCACACGGGAAGACCGGTGCCCGACCGCCTCCGGTATGAACGCGGATGGCTCATCGACGCGATGGCCGATTCGCACAAGTACAATGCGTCGGCACGGCCGGTCATCTACGGGGAGCCTGAACTGGTGTATGCCTATACCTGTGCATGCATGGAGAACGGTGCGGTGCCGTCGGTGATTGCAACCGGAACTCCCCATTCCCACATCGGACCGATGCTCAAAGAGAGGCTAACGGACGCCATTGAGATGCCGGTCATCCTTGAGGGAGCCGACTTCTCCATGATCGAGAAAGCGGCACTGGATACCGGTTCGACCATCGCCATCGGGCATTCCGGCGGACGCCAGCTGGCCGAGAAGCATGGCATCCCCATCGTGCGGGCAGGTTTCCCTATTCATGACCGTGTCGGCGGGCAGAGAATTCTGTCGGTGGGATATGCAGGATCGCTTGCGTTCCTTGACCGGTTCACGAACACGATACTCGAGAAGAAGTACGCATCCTACCGGACGCTCAGAAGAGAGGAACTGCTCTCAAAGATTGCAGCTGTTCCCTGTGAAGGATACATCACAGACTGA
- a CDS encoding 2Fe-2S ferredoxin, with translation MQKPKYHILVCTSSRPTGQQQGFCHANAGVEILMRLAEEIDDRELGGEVFINNTGCFGICDKGPIVVVYPDNVWYGSVTPDDVDEILDEHIEGGNVVERLLI, from the coding sequence ATGCAGAAACCAAAATACCACATCCTTGTATGTACCAGCTCACGGCCGACCGGCCAGCAGCAGGGCTTTTGCCACGCGAATGCCGGTGTGGAGATACTGATGAGACTGGCAGAAGAAATTGACGACCGCGAACTTGGCGGCGAGGTGTTTATCAACAACACGGGCTGCTTCGGGATCTGTGATAAAGGGCCCATCGTGGTGGTATACCCCGATAATGTCTGGTACGGGTCTGTCACGCCGGATGACGTGGACGAGATTCTGGACGAGCATATCGAGGGCGGAAATGTTGTCGAACGTCTGCTGATCTGA
- a CDS encoding Fe-only nitrogenase accessory AnfO family protein: MAAEIAAIVDANGRTGLLNEPGQIVVYRRTEAGWDTVREMPVSLDQCRNLPEMRRKMTDIVQFLGECRIFMAGSASGALYFELEKAGCNIWEISGNPVDFLDSVLEEEEKEQRSPAEAGIAAIPSPEEIHPGEFFISIKDVQGKMPGVTSKQILARFITEGNFRLLEILCDHVPPWIEMEAKRHGYGLQSEKNRPNEIVVRLTGAVAG; encoded by the coding sequence ATGGCGGCAGAGATTGCAGCAATCGTTGATGCAAACGGAAGGACAGGCCTCCTGAACGAGCCCGGACAGATTGTCGTCTACCGACGAACTGAGGCGGGCTGGGATACCGTAAGAGAGATGCCGGTCTCCCTTGACCAGTGCAGAAACCTGCCGGAGATGCGCCGGAAAATGACTGATATTGTGCAGTTTCTTGGTGAATGCAGGATATTTATGGCCGGGTCAGCAAGCGGAGCCCTCTACTTCGAACTCGAGAAAGCCGGATGCAACATCTGGGAGATTTCCGGAAACCCCGTTGATTTTCTGGACAGTGTGCTGGAAGAAGAGGAGAAGGAGCAACGTTCGCCGGCAGAGGCCGGTATAGCCGCCATCCCCTCTCCCGAGGAGATACATCCCGGAGAATTCTTCATCTCGATAAAGGATGTGCAGGGGAAGATGCCCGGTGTCACCAGCAAACAGATTCTCGCACGGTTCATCACTGAAGGTAATTTCCGTCTTCTGGAAATTCTCTGTGATCATGTGCCGCCATGGATTGAGATGGAGGCAAAACGCCATGGATACGGCCTGCAATCGGAGAAGAACCGACCAAACGAGATTGTGGTCAGACTGACGGGAGCAGTGGCAGGATAA
- the modA gene encoding molybdate ABC transporter substrate-binding protein, translating into MKTGKTALVLLACLMMGAVLLVAGCTTTSDVTPSANAEKSITVFTAGSLKGAFTEMAAAYEDEHPGTTVVLNIDGTQALRTQVEQGARGDVFASANTKHMDALMAGGFMENDTVSGFLENRVTIALPVSNPGDIHGLADLSTPGEKVLIGTPEVPVGGYARQVLEKMAADPEYGENYTEAVMANIISEETNVNNIIAKLLIGEADAGFTYTSDVVTPAYADQLTTIPIPDEYNVVAHYPIGVLKESTDPETAEDFIAFVRSGPGGEILRTYGFEPL; encoded by the coding sequence ATGAAAACAGGAAAAACCGCTCTGGTGCTGCTTGCATGCCTGATGATGGGGGCAGTCCTCCTCGTCGCAGGCTGTACCACGACATCAGACGTCACTCCGTCAGCGAATGCAGAGAAGAGCATCACGGTCTTTACGGCAGGTTCCCTGAAGGGCGCCTTCACTGAAATGGCCGCTGCGTATGAAGATGAACATCCGGGCACAACGGTCGTCCTCAATATCGACGGCACCCAGGCCCTGCGGACCCAGGTGGAGCAGGGAGCAAGGGGAGACGTCTTTGCGTCAGCGAATACGAAACACATGGACGCCCTGATGGCAGGGGGGTTCATGGAGAATGACACAGTCAGCGGTTTTTTAGAGAACCGTGTTACGATTGCCCTTCCAGTGTCAAACCCGGGAGATATTCACGGACTCGCAGACCTGTCCACTCCTGGAGAGAAGGTGCTCATTGGAACACCTGAGGTCCCCGTCGGTGGCTACGCCCGGCAGGTACTGGAGAAGATGGCCGCAGACCCTGAGTATGGAGAAAATTATACGGAAGCGGTGATGGCAAACATCATCTCTGAAGAAACGAACGTCAACAACATCATCGCAAAACTCCTCATCGGTGAGGCGGACGCCGGGTTCACCTACACCTCAGATGTCGTCACCCCGGCATATGCTGACCAGCTGACCACCATTCCCATACCGGATGAGTACAATGTCGTCGCCCATTACCCCATCGGGGTCCTCAAAGAGTCCACAGACCCGGAGACAGCAGAAGACTTCATCGCCTTCGTCCGCTCCGGACCGGGCGGGGAGATCCTCAGGACGTATGGATTTGAACCGCTCTGA
- a CDS encoding ABC transporter permease, which translates to MDLNRSEALKRGEKAALALGISLLFGGFLLFITVPVISLFLRISPETFLASLSTPVVTDALILSLTTAVACVLIVVLCGTPISYINARFAYRGKDIIDTLIDIPVILPPAVAGLALLMAFGRYGIVGKYLSLFGIEIAYTTLAVVLAQVFVSSPFYIRQARASFEAVDTNLEDAARTLGASPVRTFARITMPLAAGGLISGAVMTFARALGEFGATIMFAGNIQGRTQTMPLAIYTTMQGDLDASLALAVILVIISFGVITGVRYTLRRGDSA; encoded by the coding sequence ATGGATTTGAACCGCTCTGAAGCACTGAAGAGAGGTGAAAAGGCCGCTCTGGCCCTCGGCATCTCCCTTCTTTTTGGGGGGTTCCTTCTTTTTATCACGGTCCCGGTCATTTCGCTCTTCCTGCGGATATCGCCTGAGACCTTCCTCGCATCGCTCTCAACCCCGGTTGTGACCGACGCCCTGATCCTGAGTCTTACGACGGCCGTGGCATGCGTTTTGATTGTCGTACTCTGCGGGACGCCAATCTCCTACATCAATGCGAGATTCGCCTACCGGGGGAAGGATATCATCGATACGCTCATTGACATCCCCGTCATTCTGCCGCCTGCAGTCGCCGGTCTTGCCCTGTTAATGGCATTCGGGCGCTATGGCATTGTCGGGAAATACCTGAGCCTCTTCGGAATAGAGATTGCCTATACAACGCTCGCCGTGGTGCTCGCCCAGGTCTTCGTTTCCTCGCCCTTCTATATCCGGCAGGCACGGGCGAGTTTCGAGGCGGTTGACACGAATCTCGAGGACGCCGCACGAACGCTCGGTGCGTCACCTGTCCGGACATTTGCCCGGATAACGATGCCCCTTGCCGCCGGTGGCCTGATCTCCGGTGCAGTGATGACCTTTGCACGTGCACTGGGAGAGTTCGGTGCGACGATAATGTTTGCCGGAAACATCCAGGGGCGGACCCAGACGATGCCTCTTGCGATTTATACGACGATGCAGGGAGATCTCGATGCATCCCTCGCCCTTGCGGTGATCCTCGTAATCATCTCGTTCGGGGTGATCACCGGGGTGCGCTATACTCTCAGGAGGGGAGACAGTGCTTAA
- a CDS encoding ABC transporter ATP-binding protein produces the protein MLNLTVTKQLRDYVLDVRVAVNHGETLVVIGENGAGKSTILNLVAGLLHPDTGTITLAGRSLFDGNTQVILPPEERKVGYVLQNYALFPHMSVADNVAFGLLSRGVLKQEAQERSLGMLERMGIAAFADVRPNALSGGQRQRVALARALVTDPDILLLDEPLAALDVRTKTAMRRELRACIKEAGIPAVIVTHALKDALELGDRIAVIEEGRIVADGTPDEILAGGNGFVSHFFCGCVHSRKGETDG, from the coding sequence GTGCTTAATCTGACGGTAACAAAACAACTCAGGGACTATGTGCTTGATGTCCGTGTCGCAGTGAACCACGGGGAGACCCTGGTCGTCATCGGTGAGAACGGCGCCGGGAAATCGACGATTCTCAATCTGGTAGCAGGACTGCTCCATCCTGACACAGGGACAATCACCCTTGCAGGCAGGAGCCTGTTTGATGGAAATACGCAGGTCATTCTTCCCCCCGAGGAGCGGAAGGTGGGTTATGTGCTCCAGAACTACGCCCTCTTTCCGCATATGAGCGTAGCAGACAACGTCGCCTTCGGCCTCCTTTCGCGGGGGGTTTTGAAGCAGGAGGCACAGGAACGGAGCCTCGGGATGCTTGAACGAATGGGCATTGCCGCCTTTGCAGACGTCCGGCCGAACGCCCTCTCCGGCGGGCAGCGGCAGCGCGTGGCCCTCGCACGGGCACTCGTTACAGATCCCGACATCCTGCTCCTTGACGAGCCCCTCGCAGCCCTTGATGTCAGAACAAAGACGGCGATGCGGCGCGAGCTTAGGGCCTGCATCAAAGAGGCAGGGATTCCGGCGGTCATCGTCACCCATGCGCTCAAGGATGCCCTCGAACTCGGAGACCGGATTGCGGTGATCGAGGAGGGGAGAATTGTCGCCGACGGCACGCCTGATGAGATTCTTGCGGGCGGAAACGGATTTGTCTCGCATTTCTTCTGCGGGTGTGTGCACAGCAGAAAGGGTGAGACAGACGGATGA